The genomic region TCTTTGTATATGTTTGTTTCTTATGGAATATTGGCAGGTATGTTATTGacaggtttttgtttgttgtcctCTTTCTTGCCGATATCAGTCAAAAAAGTATGGTGGATTTGGCATTTTTCTGTTAGAGTGCCAGAAATTACGGCTGATGAAATTGCCACATGGGAATAggttctgttttttgttttttgacaaggtgcagctcctcaAAGAgtctcatgtttgttttctgcgACTTAAGTGagcaatgaaatcttgccaactaatgacctttttgGTCAATTAACGTTAGGTTGACTATTTGGGTGCAGCTCTACTGGATTTGAATCAAGAATGTGGTGGCTTTAGACTGCTAGGTTACCAGGATGGCCATTTGTGGGTGTGttatttactgtttgtttgttgttttattttttataattttataatTAAAATGGATTTATCCAATATTTTTCCTTTCATAAAAGGTGATGTTTTTCATCCTTTAATAGTCTTAGTACTGATTCTGTTGCAAAATACTTGAAACTTTGAGACCCCCACTCTCTTTTCAAGACATTTAATGATTTCAACATCACAAAATGGAAGTTCAATTGGCAAAACCTAATaagttaccaaaaaaaaaataaataaagttgtacCAACACTAATTTGGTCTTCAAAGCTGATACCACCTGGGCCTGTTCTCTGATTGTCTGTAGGAGGACAAATGGTTAAGTTGTCTTGATGATTTTACAAATCTAACTTGTGCTCATCCTCTTTGCTTGaacttaaaatgaaaacactgacatCTGACTGATACATTATagtttaataaaaacacagtttccaacacaatacaatacaaaaaaatacaaaacaataaattaaaaatactgttttttaaaaaaattaatacatGATCAGTGAAGGCTGTGCTTGACAGACAATAGAGCCTTTCAGTAATCTGTTCCATTTATCCATCAGAGCAATGTGCATTCTCTCACAGACACAGGATGACTCATCAGAGAGTCATTACCACTAGACTGtacatgttgcagcatgatatcATTGCATAAATGAGGCCTGAAGCTTTATGAACATGCCTGAGCAGTGCAttataatatacaataaaaggCATTTTGCTCAGTTCAAATCCTTTTAGAATAAAGAGGTATTTCTGCAGTTTCAACAAACTGCATTTTTGTAACTTTCTCTCACCTTCTTTTCTCTCTGGATTAACTGTCTTGtgtacattacattttttaacattacaaCTCATTACAACATTTACAACAAACTGACTCATGGGACATAATCGGATATAATGTGCAGTATCATCATGAACATGAGCATATACTCTTACAGTACCTGTACTTTAAATTTGATACTGTACATACTTATCTTTGTGCAGCCACACCTAGACCGATCTTTTGCATTGACCTGTTTATATTCTATGATTCATACTGTTTACCTGATTTTGGCATTGTATATACTTTGGGTTTGCTTCCTATTTGCACCTCATTGTCTTCTCTTGGACCTCTATGTTTTCATTCTTTATATTTCTCTTCCCACTTTACTTATGAACTGCTGTGCAGCAATTTTCCTCGTAAGAAATAAAATTGTGACTTACTTAAACTTATACCAAAAGTATAACACAGTACAAATTacacaaatgaaacatatgCAGGCGATACAACAAATGCAACATTTACAACAAGTACAACATGACGACCTCTCCTTGTCGTTCCAGTGTACTGAAGTGTTGTAACCGCCTGATTCTCTGCTTCCAGTCATCCTGCTGGCTTGGTGGTCCTCGTGGTCAGGGATATTCACTACAAACGCACCTTGGTTTCGAAAATCTCTAGAATCATTGCTCTCAGTCTCTGAAGAGTCATCATCCCTATGATTTCTTCTGTTTCCATTCCTGTTGTTGTCTTGGTTAGAGGAGTGCTTCTCCTGAATCACAATAAGCAGCAACAGTCCAAGGCCAGCAAGGTCACCCCatgtgtctctaatgtgcctcAACAGGAAATGATCTGCATTACCTCCATAGTGGTTTCTGAAATGCCGcagttgttgttggttttgcCCCACAGAAAGTTCTCTGATCTGTCTCAAGAGGTTAGTAGTGATTTGGTAGGTATGAGCTGGATCATAACGTGTGCCCTGACGTTCAGAAGTGTCGTAATGCTGTGTGATATACACCCGGTCTATCCTCGGTAAAGCTTGCTGTCCTGTGTTCTGCTCCCTGATGCGAATTATGATCCTATCCCTGTTTGTTCCCATGTACTCTGTTGGGGAGTGGACAACATAAGGTGGGAGAGACATGGACGTTCCTTGATTGAGATTGCCAATGGTGTAGTATCTATTTCCCAAAGGCAGCGGGTCCAAGATCCTCTCATAGTTGCCATAATGATGTGCACCATAATCTCCACGGtttgggtcaaaggtcagctgtaTGACATTGTTATTGTCGATGTCAACTGTGTTGGCAAACCAGTGAAGCAGCATAAGACTGTGTTTGGGTACAGATTGGCCAAAGTCAATTTTCTTCAAATCATTGATTGAATCAAGTCTTCGTACAGCCGTCACAGAGGTCAAGGCAAAGAACAGAGCCACACAGCAACTCGTGACTCTTCCTGACATCTTCATCATCCTGtatagatatttaaaatattattactCCCATTATTCATCCATACTTTGCATTCTCAATCTATACATGTGTTTGTGGCCAGAGATGTATCATAGTTATTTCCATGATTTTATCAGGTGATCATATGAACATTGGCTTCGTTGACATGCACACTTATGTTCCACCATTGTTTGAAGTATGGCAATAATCAGAATTTGACAAAGGTTATTTAAACAGCATGTTCTGTTTGGATATTTGAATTaggcctttttttaaattatgcgGCACACAACCTCTTGCCTGTTTATAgtcagctctgtgcattgtAATGGATgcgttgtacacaaaccaacgaGTTAACAGTTCACAAGGCTGGGGTAGAGATACATgaccaaaagaaaagcccacatttttGGTCggaagaagaaacacacctacttttaaacatcataaaagacttggatatcaacaggtttttcgACATGCGTTACTCTTGCAGCGgcaaccttttcaagaaggtggttggaGGAATGAAAGAGGAAGGCTGTATTTGCATGGGCAAACAAGTCTACCACTGGTGGAATACTTGGAAAAAAATCACCCATGTTAATTCAAGAAAGCAAGACTGCAAAAGCAGCCGAACTCATTCCACTTATCCATGTTATGATGTGATGAACGACATGTTTATCAGGGCACATTATTGGAGTATGCACGGCTGCATGTAAATAGTAATATtaatggatttatttatttaaattattcatGCGAACAGCTTTTTGGAATAAGGTCAAAAGTGGAATACTTTGTGCATGCAAATGTAGTCAATGAACCGgttttatttgttatcattCCTCCTACTCATACTGAGCAGTAAGGGTTTGTCCACTATCAGGAAGGAATGCACAGCCCTCATTTTGTAAACATGTATTTGTAAGTATATCTTAAGTTATAATGAAGCTTTCTTCAGGCTTGGCTAATCAAATCAAGtcagtatatttaaaaaatgccaaGCTTTTTAGTACAGAATTCTCTCTTTATGCATCGTTGTGTAGCTGAGGCGGAGGAATAGTatcacagagaggagagaatgctCACAAAGAGGACATGAGTTAAGTGcttcatcagtaatgtggaatAGTGCCGAGGCACGtactaaaaacaaaactatcaaTCAGAGAATAAGAGAGCTCACCTCTGTTAGTCCGCTGCCGTCGGGTATCTGATCTCTGTGATCtgatctgtgtttctgtttttcttgtgtGAGAGTAGGCGTATCTCCTTTTAGGTTACTGTTTTACCGTAAATGAAACTGACAGAATAAGCATTGCTGATGGTAACAGGAAGTTAATCAATAGTTTGGtaacttctgtttttctttatgtATGTTTTGCTAGTATGATTGTTAGATTTTAATTGTGTGTTCTCCTTAATGTCGATACCTGCCAAAAAAAATGTGGtggatttattttacagtacacAGTAAAGTGCCAGAAATTATGGGTTGAAAGACAAGAATGACCTGTGGCAAAAGATTCCAAGCCGGATTCAAATCAATAATGTGGTAGTGTTAGACAGCATGGTCACTACTAGGAcgccctttttttttgtttctttttttgtttcagttaaTTCTGATTTATCCAAATTTCTGATCTATAATGGGAGatattttcattcttttttttaaagaattttaTTACATATTCTGAAGTTGTTTGACATTTGCTGTTTCAGTCACTGACCCAACCGCACACAAGATATAGTTCAATTGACTCTTGTATGCTTTCGTTGGTTTGCTGAGTCATGTAAGTAAGctagaagctaaagccaaactataggctacagatcacagtgtaaaagtgaaccaccacatcacttctgatcgccacagaagacaatgaatataaagggaaactttgctgatattgaaccagctgtgtggcatcacagtgtgtgcagatgaacagtgtttggctttgcccACGTGTCGCTGCCAGGACCCGGACCTTTGCCGCTGGTCGGGCAGTGATCTCCttaggaagtcaaacaacgttcatcttcAGTTTTAATTTTCTGTATATACCTGTTGGCTGCAGATTCATCCAGCCCTTTAATGTAGTCATGTTCCTCTATTTCCAATTCACGCAGTATATGAATATCACTTCCTGCCCTACATCTGAATTTCACAAAATAGTCACATAAATGCAAACAAGTCATGAGGAACAGTTAACtttgattttacacatcaatCTTGaacctgaaataaaaaaacactgacatgggTCTGACTGATACATTATAGTTTAATAAACACAGAATTTCCAACATTACCGGAAGAATATTAAACCATAAATGAAATGCACTCCTGTATTTTTAAAGCAAATACATTGTCAGTGTCAAGGCAGTTCACAtaagataaaagaaaataacaatcatatttttacatttattcattacatGTACATAGTTAATACACAGGTGCTATGTACAGGTTCTAAATTGTACTTCTGCAGTCCATTTTTGATACTACACAATACAACATAGTCCGCTACAATATGATATTAGCTGTTAATCCCTCAGGCTGAGGGACTAAAAggagctagctagctcccaaAGGAGCTGTTGTCCCTTCACCCAGAAGGACTGCCAGTTTCTCTAGTGGGGTTAATGTGAGGAAGTTTGGGATTTTCTTGGCTATTTCTCCAAAATGGAGATGTTGTACTACATCAGATGTTTCAGATTACAACTCAACTACTCACAACTGACTCATGGGACATTAGGACATAATCATGAGCATTCTGTATTAACTATGTACTCTTGCACCACCTATACTTAAGATTTGATACTTTACATACATATCTTTATGCAACCCAACCTACACAGATCCCTGCTGTTaacctgtttatattttatgagCCATACTGTTCACCTGAATTTAgtattgtatatattttgaaTTTGCTCCTTTTTGCACCTTaatgtgttgccatatcaacTTTTACATCTTCATTTGTTGTATTTACACTCTTCCCACTTTGTATTCCAACTGCTGTGCAGCATTTTACCAAAGTCtaaatagttttattttttcataaaataatacaaaagaGCTCCTATAACACACAGTGAAATTAAAACTATGGAGACaatacaacaaatacaacatggtGACCTCTGGGTGTTCTTCCGGGGTTTTAAGGTGTGGTAACCGCCTGATTTTCTGTTTGCAATCATCCTAATGGCTTGGTGGTCCTCTTCGTCATTGTGGAAATACACTACAGACTCATCTTGGTTTCTGAAATCTCTAGAATCATTACTCTTGCTCTCTGAAGAGTCACCATCCAATTGATTTCTTCCGTTTTCGTGTCGGTTGTGTTGGGTAGAGGAGTACTTTTCCTGAATCACAATAAACAACAGTAGCGCAAGTCCAGCAAGGTCACCCCATGTCTTTCTGATGCTGGAATCGTCAGCGTTACTTTCATAGTCGTTTCTGAGACGCTGCAGTTGCTGTTGGTTTTGTCCCACAGAAAACTCTCTGATCTGCCTTAAGAGGTTAGTGGTGATCTGGTAGGTGTGTTCTCGATCATATGTCCTCTGATTTTCACGATGCTGTGTGATGTACACTTGGTCTATCCTTTGCAAAGCTCCCCATCCACTGTTCTGCTCCCTGACACAAATGATGATCCTGTCCATGTTTGTTTCCACGTACTCTGGGATCGGGGGATTGAAAACGTAATGTGGAAATGGCACTGGTGTGTCTCGATTGAGATTGCCAATAGTGTAGTACTTGTATCCCCGAGACAGTGGGGCGGAGCTCAACAGATTCTCTTCATTGTAATAACGATGTGAGCCGTAATCTCCGtttgggtcaaaggtcagccatATGACGTTGTTGTCAATGCTGACTGTGTTGGCAAACCAGTAGAGCAGCACAAGACTGTGCTTTGGTACGGATTGCTCAAAGTCGATGTTCTTTAAACCATTGATTGAGTGGCGCTTTTGTACAGCCGACACAGAGGTCAGGGTGAAGAACAGAGCTACACAGCAACTGGTGACTCTTCCTGATGTCTTCTTCATCCTGTATAGATATTTAAAAAGTCAATTTTCCCATTATTCATCCATACTGTACATTCACAGTAAATTCATATACTTGTAAATAGAGATGCatctaatgattattttcatgactTCATAAATCTGATataataattagattttttGATGAATAGCTCATTCAACACCTAAAGGATAGGAGGACAATTTCAGGTCTGAGCGCCTGGAAATAATTGTTGGATGGCAACAGCAGGCTTTGTTGTTAACATTCCCTCTTTTCATACTGAGCATTTAGAGTTCGGCCAGTATTAGGCAGAAATCCACAGTCCTTGTTTTGtgcaaaaatatatttgtaagtTTATCTAAAGTTAACACAAGGCTTCAGCAGCTGGAGTAAATCAGATCAAGTGAGCATCCTTTAAAGTTTTTAGTACAAAATTCCCTCTTTGTGTTACAAGTCTCAGAGTTCCTTTGTTCAGCCAGGGTGGAGGGACAGTAGCTCGAAGAGGAGACAGCACTCACAGAGAATACTTGATACAAATGCTTCACCAATTATTTAAAGTAGTGCTACAGTTAATGATCAAGAATCAAAACTTGTAATCAGAAAATAAGAGAGCTCACCTGCATTCATTTGCTGCAGACGGGCATCTGATCTATGTGCTTATGTGAGAGTAGGTGTGACAACTCTTAGGTTACTGTTTCCTTGTAAATACAACCGGCAAAACAAGTGTTGCTGGTGTGTACAGGAAGATTAAAGATAGTTCAACTTCCCTCTTTGTATATGTTTGTTTCTTATGGAATATTGGCAGGCATGTTATTGacagatttttgtttgttgtcctCTTTCTTGCCAATATCAGTCAAAAAACTATGGTGGATTTGGCATTTTTCCGTTAGAGTGCCAGAAATTACGGCTGAAGAGACGAGAATGACCtgccatgtttttgtttcttttttctttttatttaagtttataCTGATTTATCCAATATTTTCCAATCTATAAAAGGCAATATTTTCATCCTTTTTTTAGGAGTCTTACAAAAAAATCTGGTGCAAAATAGTTTGAGACAAGCTTTTCAGCAATTGGCAAATACAGTGCTAATTTATTCCTAAAAACTGATAACACCACATATTAATAGTATGCTGAACTCTGTGCCTCTCTAGTGATTGTCTGTAGAAAGAGGAatagtaaagtgatgtaacGCTGATGTCAAGCGGCCTGTGCTGCTGCAACTCCACCAGCCACCAGCAGGAGACGCTGTCACACAGGTAGTCCGCCTCACACACCTGGAAGGTATCAAGCCTGGAGATTGTGAATTCTTTGCGTCAGAGCCTGTTATAGTTTACATTTAGACACGTACCAAACAGCAGATCAGTCTCAGAGTGTTTGTGTACATACATCATGGCTCAGTGTGGCGAGCCGTTGTGAGGCTGCGGAAGCTGTTTTTagcgtttgttttttgtctgctATAAATCATCTAAACCGAGGAAGTACTTCAGCTTTTCTCAGAGAGGTGGATTAATGTGACAcctccataaacacacacatagagaaaCACTTTCTCTTGATATCCTTTACGGAGCCTTTGGTATTCCCTGTGGGAAAGACAGAAGTAGAGtcgaaaaacacacaaaggaaaCATTTAGTTTCTCTGTGGTCACCACCCACATCTTTCACATGGGTAGCACAAGAGTATCATACAAACGATGCTGTATAATGATGCTGTCGTTGCTGTTTCCTTTTCTGTGTTTGTCCAAATTCTTGACATGTTTTGGTTCAACAGTGCTGCTAAAGATACTGATAATTCAGTGAAATTCATAGCCTTAGATTTGCTTGAGAAACGTATTACATTTGTCTGTTGCTCTACAACCCACTGTATGCTAATCTAGCTCACTCTCAGGGCATGTGATGTCTCCCTGTGTTCCCTTTGATACAATTATACTCATAAATGTTCATTAACATCACAGTATTCTTCGCTCTTTCTGTAGAGGAAAAAGACCAGCCAGTAATGCATTTAATATAGTGCACCCAGTGAGTCATGCTACTTCAAtccatcatgtttctgtgtcatgAAGGACCTTGGACAGCTGCAGTGAATGCTGTCAGGGGGTCAGCCAGGCAGCCCTGTACTCCGCCTGCCAATGTATGACACCATCTTGGCTCAGCGCGGCCCCGAAACATCAGCCGTTGCCATTGGCTTTCTGTTACTACATCCCCGTCTCCTCAAAATGAAGATCTCTTTATCGGAGATGACCGTGTCCCCAGCAGGGCAGCGACTCTGTAATAAAGGAGCATGCCAAGTTATGTCGGATCAAACAAATGATGGCTGGCTCACTCTGTGTGCATGCAGGGTTCAGTCAGGAGTCAGCGTCTTTAAGAATAAGCTTTGAAAAGGAGGGaatggaattttttttaagGTCTTTTTTTAACCTATTAATAACATCTGTAAAGTCATGTGTCACCTTGCATAGCTTTAAAGTTGACACAGACCAAGCTACAATTAAACCTGCAGGAATTGGGGCATGTTGGTGGGTGTCAGTGGCGACAGGGGCGACACAGTTTTACACTGTGAACTCTGGGAAGCTCGGAGAAGCTTTGGCTCAAGGGTTTGgtctgagagagggagagagagaaaggcaagCTGAGTTATTAGTGAGCACAAAAGATGGTATAAGAGTTTGGCTCCAGAGAGGCGGCGCTGCAGGAAAGAGGCAAGAGGAAAAGTTTGTGTTTAGAGCTCAGAGTTGGCGAATGATTGTTTGCGTAATACTGTTTAGCCCATTCGTCTTTTTTAACAGCAGAGCAACTATGCCGCCTCAAAATCACACGTACGGCTACTGTGTTAGA from Epinephelus lanceolatus isolate andai-2023 chromosome 18, ASM4190304v1, whole genome shotgun sequence harbors:
- the LOC144458605 gene encoding uncharacterized protein LOC144458605, with protein sequence MMKMSGRVTSCCVALFFALTSVTAVRRLDSINDLKKIDFGQSVPKHSLMLLHWFANTVDIDNNNVIQLTFDPNRGDYGAHHYGNYERILDPLPLGNRYYTIGNLNQGTSMSLPPYVVHSPTEYMGTNRDRIIIRIREQNTGQQALPRIDRVYITQHYDTSERQGTRYDPAHTYQITTNLLRQIRELSVGQNQQQLRHFRNHYGGNADHFLLRHIRDTWGDLAGLGLLLLIVIQEKHSSNQDNNRNGNRRNHRDDDSSETESNDSRDFRNQGAFVVNIPDHEDHQASRMTGSRESGGYNTSVHWNDKERSSCCTCCKCCICCIACICFICVICTVLYFWYKFK
- the LOC117250875 gene encoding uncharacterized protein LOC117250875, whose amino-acid sequence is MKKTSGRVTSCCVALFFTLTSVSAVQKRHSINGLKNIDFEQSVPKHSLVLLYWFANTVSIDNNVIWLTFDPNGDYGSHRYYNEENLLSSAPLSRGYKYYTIGNLNRDTPVPFPHYVFNPPIPEYVETNMDRIIICVREQNSGWGALQRIDQVYITQHRENQRTYDREHTYQITTNLLRQIREFSVGQNQQQLQRLRNDYESNADDSSIRKTWGDLAGLALLLFIVIQEKYSSTQHNRHENGRNQLDGDSSESKSNDSRDFRNQDESVVYFHNDEEDHQAIRMIANRKSGGYHTLKPRKNTQRSPCCICCIVSIVLISLCVIGALLYYFMKK